A section of the Rhizobium sp. Pop5 genome encodes:
- a CDS encoding acyltransferase codes for MENEVAAEGSRRFWMLDLLRGASAILVLIYHSSHSFPIAYAAVDLFFMLSGFVLAERYGETLLQTGGRRDFISHRIARLYPVYLACTLLGAISVFPLIGRLQNWSASAFAVSSVTSLFMLPAPSDTVLGILPLNGPAWSLFFEVVANVVFLVTAARLRVAVFIVAASAPAFVVAMWYFRYPPGSVWSDILGGFPRVLASFYGGVLLSHLWRRGFRIRLAAWAGVILVAALVALYSGFVLTERKYYLLLAFAAHPMIIWFGLGLARHAGLERLATWMGEISYPLYLVHIPMLILLATFGVGDCFALRNYLGLGHTSWGGECSRDAISLAVFLLPPSLLAAHLIAISIQSPGRKLWLRWRLI; via the coding sequence ATGGAGAATGAGGTAGCCGCTGAGGGAAGCCGTCGTTTCTGGATGCTTGATTTATTGCGCGGCGCGTCTGCAATACTCGTATTGATCTACCATTCCAGCCATTCATTCCCCATTGCTTATGCTGCTGTCGATCTCTTCTTCATGTTGAGCGGCTTCGTTTTGGCGGAAAGGTATGGCGAGACGCTGTTGCAGACGGGTGGCCGCCGAGACTTCATCAGTCACCGTATCGCGCGATTGTATCCCGTCTATCTCGCCTGCACATTGCTGGGCGCTATCTCGGTTTTCCCGTTGATTGGTCGCCTTCAAAACTGGAGCGCTAGCGCTTTTGCCGTTTCCTCCGTTACCAGCCTGTTCATGCTTCCGGCGCCGTCGGACACTGTCCTTGGCATTCTGCCCCTGAATGGGCCGGCATGGTCGTTGTTTTTTGAAGTCGTGGCCAACGTGGTCTTTCTCGTTACTGCGGCGCGTCTGCGGGTGGCTGTTTTCATCGTCGCGGCGTCAGCGCCGGCGTTCGTCGTTGCGATGTGGTACTTTCGGTACCCGCCAGGCTCCGTCTGGAGCGATATTCTTGGCGGCTTTCCACGGGTACTGGCATCTTTCTACGGCGGAGTGCTTCTCAGTCATCTCTGGCGACGAGGCTTCCGCATCAGGCTTGCCGCCTGGGCCGGCGTAATTCTGGTGGCCGCGCTCGTGGCGCTTTATTCGGGATTCGTCCTCACCGAGCGGAAATACTATCTGCTCCTGGCATTTGCCGCTCACCCGATGATCATCTGGTTCGGCCTGGGGTTGGCAAGACATGCGGGGCTCGAACGTCTCGCTACCTGGATGGGTGAAATTTCCTACCCGCTCTACCTCGTGCACATACCGATGCTGATCTTGCTCGCAACGTTTGGGGTGGGCGATTGTTTTGCCTTGCGCAACTATCTCGGGCTCGGACATACCTCGTGGGGTGGCGAGTGCAGCCGAGACGCTATTTCCCTGGC